Proteins encoded together in one Palaemon carinicauda isolate YSFRI2023 chromosome 45, ASM3689809v2, whole genome shotgun sequence window:
- the LOC137634751 gene encoding uncharacterized protein isoform X6 — protein MFDSGTESGDESSNQEEFLSFMEGIKASIGDANMDGKKNNREHSQGSTDSSNEFSPELIVEVNSVLDRLKTNIGKSKSQSSIPEVHEEGETELLSLIDRLQNSLGGALLDCNVDEESKSADADALLNKMSADYIDDADDEDDGNEEEEDRRELEEEREEGGDEEEEEGAAEDEDSDAETFHESIRNMSGVLKSNSSGLMHSSSYASSGAGSPAVVTGGLRFSVNMNEASGVILKVDETKSEKDYTRHSQSSERCHSNVSSRISKSPSGHSSPTSDQQSLQQDSNISEARVILSTAIGRCQSREELVRQPSDGNIYEDEEDEVFMDAQEGSTRDGTPDSRMSNYSDQDNPKRKEKREIPWKIRAAKKRFERPNQTDSQSPTPVTVYDHLAGAKLVQRKKTKYQKLWDSKTDSYKVPLTYQSHSVGKIQDMKKNWEFLNRSNSNEDFGVMHKPVHSKSAERMKVEYSHLVTSYSAGSISPHSPAVSHPPKQANHVSDKSDSEDSDDEGEVFSIQPYQVRVGIKAHHPGVFHRQQESQVVRSSNVFQKLERQDVKKKGSYFVEKALDAKPTVWGENPNKDRQVSPHLQQQSQAPALPPRQQGAPIVPPKRPTSLAILPTVPDCRPALFEDGKNNSSEPPPPLPQRGEIPQPPPVPHRAESASEECEYHAPAIGRTHKGTTVVHHGQLITRSKSTPNAHLVSGHIEVHKPLGNLTRRRKQSIEEKMYLDSLPKPSVTQFQTNTQVKTHQVSHVHKLLSSETSAVEMEINNGHEGLNHADKAVFHSENENHKNLENGISGISDDPSTKLFTPEMMVKIAVHKAAISKQISEGEQQRRSGMVRANSAEAELTSTHSNRTFYRMNTISNPDAAADEFVSTARQGMPHQNKRVTRRKQDEDDEEEKLIELLRQQSLRNKQNAQAKEEQQKQQEIIKQQELKKKEEYKKGLEMRKRELQKQQELQKVQREEERKQEEEIQRQKEIQKELEMKRQQEIQRQQEIQRQQEIQRQKEIQRQEELKRQEELKKQEEQRRQEELRKLEELRRQEELRKQEELMQQERKKQEEFRRQEELIMQEERRKQEELRKQEEMRRQEEIKRQEELRRLEELRQQEELKRQEEVRRQEELRKQEELRKQEELRWKEELRMQEELRKQEELRRQEELKIQEEQKRQEELRMQQELQKQEELRAQQERQRQEELMRQELQRQEEVRKQMELEEFQRKLEIQKEAELKRKQEELQQQILLQQQQILQQQQLIKQQQEELLRHQSQQQNLDVQETRLNTIDQKAFSQQSQHSQVNVQQSSVVQPISQPQQGSVVQQGKALSAVQQAVLEESLQKGPTFGKQAQRVPQNNATEWTSKTTYGRKNSVEGAAGMVTAALSRHQSREELVRRTSLSASGMNGSQNSIGQSSNPDIEGFGAEYDTEMNDDVFSNDQQEKVQYTNSLNSSAALDNRNNSGEIFMVSKVVVGPVSTPPHQYQSSPVAKSPQEKPALRRVHSQHGSPRREVNKVELQEMDRSKSSSVSSLAEKFQPQQPQQPKTKVRAFQKNYSFDNVSFNNQSSASPSDSPVFIQSPVISYRMTPGGISSSINDSDKMKKSSSTTCLTNTGQSQQVFSPINSINQASSFTAATRETVRTKSSSISTLNEKVQIKAPSLPISAQNAALGSVSQSLKSITGTEVKEKSTFLQQNKSSLPSPTAIKWGSISDNNSSKPKATDFVVPPLPTTVMRQQQLREQQLREQQEKQQKKVSRWGNIPDNTMKPKNLEFNPPPQPNFSMPQQGVSRWGSVPDSVSDPKVTDNVIPVASKTERGRLNSAPTQDSRITSMQHQTFSSSSQLSSSSMQATSQPSIGRPFATSSKNVSSAAMKFEQTTSTKVTGDAKASSTMSPFGTSRTSTTDTRSSSQVNVQKSSYSSNVSSSTTSSFKTSSVSTADSKSVVSPFDKFKQMDAPTPRTPKE, from the coding sequence ATGTTTGATTCAGGCACTGAATCAGGAGATGAATCTAGTAATCAAGAAGAATTTCTAAGTTTTATGGAAGGGATAAAGGCATCAATAGGGGATGCAAATATGGATGGTAAAAAGAATAATCGTGAACATAGTCAGGGGAGCACAGACTCAAGTAATGAATTTAGTCCAGAATTGATAGTCGAGGTTAATTCAGTGCTAGATCGATTGAAAACAAATATTGGAAAATCTAAAAGTCAAAGTAGTATTCCTGAAGTACATGAAGAAGGAGAAACGGAATTGCTTTCACTCATCGATCGTCTCCAGAATTCCCTCGGAGGAGCATTACTTGATTGTAATGTTGATGAGGAAAGCAAGTCAGCTGATGCTGATGCATTACTGAATAAAATGTCAGCTGATTATATTGATGAtgcagatgatgaggatgatggtaaTGAAGAGGAAGAAGATCGAAGAGAATTGGAAGAGGAGAGGGAGGAAGGTggagatgaagaagaggaagaaggggctGCTGAAGATGAAGACAGTGATGCTGAAACGTTTCATGAATCGATAAGAAACATGAGTGGTGTACTCAAGTCAAATTCATCTGGCCTGATGCATTCATCTTCATATGCCTCTTCTGGTGCTGGAAGTCCTGCAGTAGTAACAGGAGGACTTAGATTCTCAGTTAATATGAATGAGGCCAGCGGTGTAATTCTCAAGGTAGATGAAACCAAATCTGAGAAAGACTACACTCGGCACTCTCAGTCTTCGGAGAGGTGCCATTCGAACGTATCTAGTAGAATCTCAAAAAGTCCTTCTGGTCATTCGAGTCCAACCAGTGACCAACAGTCTCTACAGCAAGACAGCAATATTAGTGAGGCTCGGGTGATTCTTTCCACAGCAATAGGTAGGTGCCAGTCACGTGAAGAGTTGGTCAGACAACCCAgtgatggcaatatatatgaagaTGAGGAAGATGAGGTTTTTATGGATGCTCAAGAGGGGTCAACAAGAGATGGAACTCCTGACAGTAGAATGAGCAATTATAGTGATCAGGATAAtccaaaaaggaaagaaaagagagagattCCCTGGAAAATAAGAGCTGCCAAGAAGCGCTTTGAGAGGCCAAACCAGACTGACAGCCAGTCTCCTACACCAGTAACTGTATATGACCACCTAGCAGGGGCTAAACTAGttcaaagaaagaaaacaaagtaTCAGAAGCTGTGGGATTCAAAGACTGACTCCTACAAAGTCCCATTAACCTACCAGAGCCATTCAGTTGGCAAAATACAAGATATGAAGAAAAACTGGGAATTTCTTAACCGTTCTAATTCCAATGAAGATTTTGGGGTTATGCATAAACCTGTACATTCCAAGTCTGCTGAACGTATGAAAGTGGAATATAGTCACTTGGTGACATCATACTCAGCTGGAAGTATAAGTCCACATAGCCCTGCAGTATCACACCCACCAAAACAAGCAAATCATGTTAGTGACAAAAGTGATtcagaagattcagatgatgagggaGAAGTCTTTTCTATTCAACCTTATCAAGTCAGAGTTGGAATAAAAGCTCACCATCCGGGTGTATTCCATAGACAACAAGAATCACAAGTTGTGAGATCAAGTAATGTTTTTCAGAAGCTTGAAAGGCAGGATGTGAAGAAAAAGGGCAGTTACTTTGTGGAAAAAGCTTTAGATGCCAAGCCAACTGTTTGGGGTGAAAACCCAAATAAAGATAGACAGGTAAGTCCACATTTGCAACAGCAGTCTCAAGCACCGGCATTGCCACCACGTCAACAGGGAGCACCCATAGTTCCCCCTAAACGGCCAACGTCTTTAGCTATTCTTCCTACAGTTCCTGATTGTCGTCCTGCTCTATTTGAAGACGGTAAAAATAATTCGAGTGAACCACCACCACCCTTGCCTCAGAGAGGCGAGATTCCTCAACCACCACCAGTTCCACACCGAGCAGAGTCAGCGTCTGAGGAATGCGAGTACCACGCGCCAGCTATTGGTCGTACTCACAAGGGGACCACTGTGGTACATCATGGACAATTAATAACACGGTCTAAGTCAACTCCTAATGCACATTTAGTGTCTGGACACATAGAAGTGCATAAACCTCTTGGAAATCTAACAAGGAGACGTAAACAGAGCATTGAAGAAAAAATGTATTTAGATAGTCTTCCTAAGCCAAGTGTTACACAATTTCAAACTAATACTCAGGTCAAAACACACCAAGTTTCTCATGTTCATAAACTGCTCTCTTCAGAAACTTCTGCTGTTGAAATGGAGATTAACAATGGGCATGAAGGTCTTAACCATGCTGATAAAGCAGTTTttcacagtgaaaatgaaaatcacaaaaaCTTGGAAAATGGCATTTCTGGTATTTCAGATGATCCAAGCACCAAACTTTTTACTCCTGAAATGATGGTCAAAATTGCTGTACATAAAGctgcaataagtaaacaaataagtgAAGGTGAGCAACAACGTAGATCCGGTATGGTGAGAGCTAATTCAGCTGAGGCTGAACTAACATCGACCCATTCTAATCGCACTTTCTATCGCATGAATACAATATCAAATCCTGATGCTGCTGCAGATGAATTCGTGAGCACTGCACGGCAAGGAATGCCTCACCAGAATAAACGCGTTACGAGAAGGAAgcaagatgaagatgatgaagaagaaaagcTCATTGAACTTTTAAGGCAACAGTCActtagaaataaacaaaatgcaCAAGCAAAAGAAGAGCAACAAAAACAGCaagaaattataaaacaacaaGAACTAAAAAAGAAGGAAGAGTATAAAAAAGGGCTAGAAATGAGGAAACGTGAATTACAAAAGCAGCAAGAGCTACAGAAAGTACAACGTGAGGAGGAAcgaaaacaagaggaggagatacAGAGGCAAAAAGAAATCCAAAAGGAACTAGAGATGAAGAGACAGCAAGAAATTCAGAGACAGCAAGAGATTCAAAGACAGCAAGAGATTCAAAGACAGAAAGAAATCCAACGACAAGAAGAACTGAAGAGGCAGGAGGAGTTGAAAAAGCAAGAAGAGCAAAGGAGACAAGAGGAGCTTAGAAAGCTGGAAGAATTAAGACGTCAAGAAGAGCTTAGGAAGCAGGAAGAATTGATGCAGCAAGAGCGTAAAAAGCAGGAAGAATTTAGGCGACAAGAAGAATTGATAATGCAAGAAGAGCGAAGAAAGCAAGAAGAATTACGAAAGCAGGAAGAAATGAGGCGACAGGAGGAAATAAAGAGGCAAGAAGAACTAAGAAGATTAGAAGAACTGAGGCAACAGGAGGAGCTAAAACGACAAGAAGAAGTAAGAAGACAAGAGGAGTTAAGAAAGCAAGAAGAACTAAGGAAACAAGAAGAATTGAGGTGGAAAGAAGAATTAAGAATGCAGGAAGAGTTGAGAAAGCAAGAAGAACTAAGGCGACAAGAGGAGCTTAAAATTCAGGAGGAACAAAAGCGGCAAGAAGAACTCAGAATGCAACAGGAATTACAGAAACAAGAAGAACTGAGAGCACAGCAGGAGAGGCAAAGACAAGAAGAACTAATGAGGCaagaacttcaaagacaagaaGAAGTTAGAAAGCAAATGGAGCTAGAAGAATTTCAGAGGAAATTAGAAATTCAAAAGGAAGCCGAACTAAAAAGAAAACAGGAGGAACTTCAGCAGCAGATATTACTGCAGCAACAACAAATTTTACAGCAACAACaactaataaaacaacaacaagaagagtTACTGAGACATCAAAGCCAGCAGCAAAACCTTGACGTACAGGAGACACGGCTAAACACCATTGATCAAAAAGCGTTTAGTCAGCAGTCTCAGCATAGCCAAGTTAATGTCCAACAATCTTCTGTTGTTCAACCAATATCTCAGCCTCAACAAGGCAGTGTGGTTCAACAAGGGAAAGCTCTTAGTGCTGTGCAACAGGCTGTGCTTGAAGAGAGCCTACAGAAAGGACCTACCTTTGGCAAGCAAGCACAGAGGGTTCCTCAAAACAATGCCACAGAATGGACATCCAAAACGACGTATGGAAGAAAAAACAGCGTTGAAGGTGCTGCAGGTATGGTAACTGCTGCCTTGTCTCGTCATCAGTCTCGTGAAGAATTAGTACGACGAACGAGCCTCTCGGCTTCTGGTATGAATGGCAGTCAGAATTCTATTGGACAGTCTTCCAATCCAGATATAGAAGGTTTTGGTGCTGAATATGATACTGAGATGAATGATGATGTGTTCTCTAATGATCAACAGGAAAAAGTGCAGTATACAAATTCACTAAACAGCAGTGCTGCTTTGGATAATAGAAATAATTCTGGTGAAATATTCATGGTTAGTAAAGTTGTTGTTGGTCCTGTTAGTACGCCACCTCATCAATACCAAAGTAGTCCAGTGGCAAAAAGTCCTCAAGAGAAACCAGCTCTTCGTCGTGTGCATAGTCAGCATGGGTCACCAAGACGTGAAGTCAACAAAGTTGAGCTACAGGAAATGGACCGTAGTAAGAGCTCTTCCGTTTCCTCATTAGCTGAAAAATTCCAGCCCCAGCAGCCGCAGCAACCGAAAACAAAAGTCAGAGCTTTCCAAAAGAACTATTCCTTTGATAATGTATCATTTAATAACCAAAGCTCTGCTTCACCATCTGATTCACCTGTCTTCATACAGAGTCCAGTGATATCATACAGAATGACTCCAGGAGGTATATCATCCTCCATAAATGATAGTGACAAAATGAAGAAGAGTTCATCAACTACATGCTTAACTAATACTGGTCAAAGTCAACAAGTTTTTAGTCcaattaattctattaatcaaGCATCTTCGTTCACTGCAGCAACACGGGAAACTGTGAGAACAAAAAGCTCTTCAATTTCTACTCTAAATgaaaaagttcaaatcaaagcaccAAGTCTTCCAATAAGTGCTCAGAATGCAGCATTAGGTAGTGTTAGCCAATCCCTAAAGAGTATTACTGGAACGGAAGTAAAAGAAAAATCAACATTCCTACAGCAGAACAAATCAAGTCTCCCATCACCAACAGCTATTAAATGGGGCAGTATATCTGATAATAATTCATCGAAGCCAAAGGCCACAGATTTTGTAGTTCCACCTCTTCCAACAACAGTTATGCGCCAACAACAGCTACGAGAGCAACAGCTTCGTGAACAGCAAGAAAagcaacagaaaaaagtctctcgTTGGGGTAATATTCCTGATAATACAATGAAGCCTAAGAATTTAGAGTTCAATCCTCCTCCTCAGCCTAACTTTAGTATGCCTCAGCAAGGAGTGTCCAGATGGGGAAGTGTTCCAGATTCGGTCTCCGACCCTAAAGTAACTGATAACGTTATTCCTGTAGCTTCTAAGACAGAACGTGGTCGCTTAAATTCTGCTCCCACGCAGGATTCAAGAATAACTAGCATGCAGCATCAaacattttcttcctcttctcagTTATCCTCATCATCAATGCAGGCAACATCACAACCTTCTATAGGTCGTCCTTTTGCCACAAGTAGTAAGAATGTGTCCTCTGCTGCGATGAAATTTGAACAAACTACTTCGACGAAAGTAACAG